In Nocardioides sp. zg-1228, a single window of DNA contains:
- the pth gene encoding aminoacyl-tRNA hydrolase has protein sequence MSDAPTSDVWLVVGLGNPGPAYAGHRHNIGYLVTDELASRMGAKFRAHKTGRADVVEGRLGLGGPRVVLARGRGYMNESGGPVKALATFYKVAPDHIIAIHDELDIAFGTLRVKLGGGDNGHNGLKSMRSSLGTGDFYRVRAGIGRPPGRQDVADFVLSNYSTVERKELPFQVSDAADAVESLITDGLEKTQQRFNS, from the coding sequence GTGAGCGACGCCCCGACCTCGGACGTCTGGCTGGTCGTCGGGCTCGGCAACCCCGGCCCGGCCTATGCCGGGCACCGCCACAACATCGGCTACCTCGTCACCGACGAGCTCGCCTCCCGGATGGGCGCGAAGTTCCGCGCGCACAAGACGGGCCGCGCCGACGTCGTCGAGGGCCGCCTCGGGCTCGGCGGCCCGCGGGTCGTGCTCGCCCGCGGCCGCGGCTACATGAACGAGTCCGGCGGCCCGGTCAAGGCGCTCGCGACCTTCTACAAGGTCGCCCCCGACCACATCATCGCGATCCACGACGAGCTCGACATCGCCTTCGGCACCCTGCGGGTCAAGCTCGGTGGCGGCGACAACGGCCACAACGGGCTGAAGTCGATGCGCTCCTCGCTGGGCACCGGCGACTTCTACCGGGTGCGGGCCGGGATCGGCCGCCCGCCCGGGCGCCAGGACGTCGCCGACTTCGTGCTGTCCAACTACTCGACCGTCGAGCGCAAGGAGCTGCCGTTCCAGGTCTCCGACGCCGCCGACGCGGTCGAGTCGCTGATCACCGACGGCCTCGAGAAGACCCAGCAACGCTTCAACTCCTGA
- a CDS encoding 50S ribosomal protein L25/general stress protein Ctc, whose amino-acid sequence MSAPEKIAAEARTEFGKGAARRIRREDKIPAVIYGHGNDPIHVILPGHQTMMALKHGGANALLALEVDGSEQLALTKDVQIDPIRRVIEHVDFVAVRRGEKVTVDVPIHVIGDAAPDTLVVNENAVLSVEAEATHIPEFFEVSVEGAAIGTQILAKDLDLPSGTTLLADEDLLIVNVTQQISAEALEAELEEAEADAGIEHDAPQSDDDAASGDDAAEGSDSE is encoded by the coding sequence ATGTCTGCCCCCGAGAAGATCGCCGCCGAGGCGCGCACCGAGTTCGGCAAGGGCGCCGCCCGCCGCATCCGCCGCGAGGACAAGATCCCCGCCGTCATCTACGGCCACGGCAACGACCCGATCCACGTCATCCTGCCCGGCCACCAGACGATGATGGCTCTCAAGCACGGTGGCGCCAACGCGCTGCTGGCCCTCGAGGTCGACGGCTCCGAGCAGCTCGCCCTGACCAAGGACGTCCAGATCGACCCGATCCGCCGCGTCATCGAGCACGTCGACTTCGTGGCCGTGCGCCGCGGCGAGAAGGTCACCGTCGACGTCCCGATCCACGTCATCGGCGACGCCGCCCCCGACACCCTGGTCGTCAACGAGAACGCCGTGCTCTCCGTCGAGGCCGAGGCCACCCACATCCCCGAGTTCTTCGAGGTCTCGGTCGAGGGCGCCGCCATCGGCACCCAGATCCTCGCCAAGGACCTCGACCTGCCGTCGGGCACCACCCTGCTCGCCGACGAGGACCTGCTCATCGTCAACGTGACCCAGCAGATCTCCGCCGAGGCCCTCGAGGCCGAGCTGGAGGAGGCCGAGGCCGACGCCGGCATCGAGCACGACGCCCCGCAGTCCGACGACGACGCTGCGTCCGGCGACGACGCCGCCGAGGGCTCCGACTCCGAGTGA